Proteins encoded within one genomic window of Bacillus thuringiensis:
- a CDS encoding sigma-70 family RNA polymerase sigma factor, whose amino-acid sequence MKITEENVAYQLRNRNEKALYFIIDQYSGLIKSIVQKHLASFQDVQEECVDDVLLAIWNHIEKYDEEKNTLKNWIAAITKYKSIDYARKYAKTVNEKGLDQIGEIAMHTTLENEISNDMEHILNHLKKNDKEIFMKHYVQEDSVEYIAEKMGVKASFIYNRLSRGRKKLRALFLHNRMK is encoded by the coding sequence ATGAAAATTACAGAAGAAAATGTTGCGTATCAGCTAAGGAACAGGAACGAAAAAGCATTATATTTTATTATCGACCAGTACAGCGGACTTATAAAAAGTATCGTTCAGAAGCATTTAGCTTCTTTTCAAGATGTGCAAGAGGAATGTGTGGATGATGTGTTATTGGCAATTTGGAATCATATTGAAAAGTATGATGAAGAGAAAAATACGTTAAAAAATTGGATTGCAGCTATTACAAAATATAAATCTATCGATTACGCGAGAAAATATGCGAAGACAGTAAATGAAAAAGGATTAGATCAAATAGGTGAAATAGCGATGCATACTACTCTTGAAAACGAAATTAGTAATGATATGGAACATATATTAAATCATTTAAAGAAGAACGATAAAGAAATCTTTATGAAGCATTACGTGCAAGAGGATAGTGTAGAATATATTGCGGAGAAAATGGGAGTGAAAGCTTCTTTTATATACAATCGTCTATCGA